From Numida meleagris isolate 19003 breed g44 Domestic line chromosome 4, NumMel1.0, whole genome shotgun sequence, the proteins below share one genomic window:
- the LOC110398909 gene encoding zinc finger protein 3-like, which yields MVDAVKLCESSNSQLNWPQPEEHSQKEEGEGKESKIKYYLLTVVTEDRLKELVAGRLGKEAENQEQEGLVHAEEQKVSSGSQRENICQNSDLGYQKGEKSQNASSQIAFEEKQTVVSRKRCCNVGDVQDSVISGRPSPGQSTYECTVCKRCFSRSSSLFHHQRAHSAKTLHKCTQCERVFNFNSALIQHQKMHQKQKVSLECTECGDHFTCRSGLTIHQRTHKREKKPYMCLQCNQRFYRASELVTHAHL from the exons ATGGTAGATGCTGTGAAATTATGCGAGTCTTCTAACTCTCAGCTTAACTGGCCACAGCCTGAAGAACACTCccagaaagaggaaggagaagggaaagaatcAAAAATCAAATACTATCTGCTAACAGTTGTTACAGAAGACCGCCTTAAGGAGCTAG tgGCTGGTAGACTTGGGAAAGAAGCGGAGAATCAAGAACAGGAGGGGCTGGTACatgcagaagagcagaaggtGTCATCAGGaagtcaaagagaaaacatctgCCAGAACAGTGACCTAGGTTATCAGAAGGGTGAAAAGTCTCAAAATGCCAGTTCGCAAATAGCCTTTGAGGAGAAACAGACAGTGGTATCCAGGAAGAGATGCTGTAATGTGGGAGACGTCCAAGACAGTGTGATCTCAGGGAGAccttcaccagggcagagtacTTATGAGTGCACTGTGTGCAAGAGATGTTTCAGCCGCAGCTCAAGCCTCTTCCATCATCAGCGTGCCCACAGTGCAAAAACACTTCACAAGTGCACACAGTGTGAGAGGGTATTCAACTTCAACTCAGCTCTGATTCAGCACCAAAAGATGCACCAGAAGCAGAAAGTATCATTAGAGTGTACAGAGTGCGGTGACCATTTTACTTGCAGATCTGGGCTCACTATCCATCAAAGGACTCACAAAAGGGAGAAGAAGCCCTACATGTGCTTACAATGCAATCAGCGTTTCTACCGTGCTTCTGAGCTGGTGACTCATGCTCACTTGTGA